The Caldisericum exile AZM16c01 region CTTCTAAATACTGTAATAAGGTCATTTCCTGAATTAAAGGATGAAGAAACTTCTACTGTATATCTGAATGTTCTTAAATATTATGAGGAACATTCAGGTGAATTTTCTAAGCCAATTGACGATGTTTTAGCATTTATTGAAAAAGATACACACAGAAAGATAATTCTTTCAAACAAAAATTTAAAGCCGATGTTAAAAGTGCTTGAGAGATTTAATATAAAAGAAAAATTTGAAAAAATTTACGGATTCGATAGTTTGCCTTATTTTAAACCAGATCCAGGAACTGTAAGTATCATTTTACAAGAAACCGGAACAAAAAGAGATGAAGTTGCGTTGATTGGCGATGCAGACCAAGATGTACTAACAGCCAAAAACGCCAAAATAAAATGCTATATAATTCCTTCAAAGAAAATTACTGTTGATTATCCATACACGAAATTTAGTAATTATTTCGAACTTGAAAAATTATTAGAAAAAAATTAGAATACTAAAGGAGGTTAAAAAAATGGCTTATCTTCTAGTAGTTGTACTTAACAAAACAGAAAAGATTAATCGTATTCTTGAGAGGTTTATCGAAGTCGATGTAAGAGGAGCAACAATTATTGACTCAATCGGAATGGGAAGAACACTTGAACCTGAAGTCTCAACTTTTTCGACTCTTCTTGAAATTTTTAACGTTGGAAGTGGTAGATATCCAGAAAACAAAACAATTTTTACTGTAATAAAAGAGGAAAAAACTCTTAGAGAAGCACAACGTGTTGTAAAAGAAGAATTAAATGATTTTAAAGAGCCTGGGACTGGAATTATGTTTGTTGTTCCAGTTATTGATTTTGTTGGTCTTGCACCATCCTTAGAAGAAGAGAAAAAGGCTATCGAAGAGAAACGGAAAATCGAAAAAATTATCTAAAAAATTGGTGGAGGCGGCGGGAGTCGAACCCGCGTCCGAGTAGGTAATCTATACTGGCAGCTACAGGCTTAGCCATTTTTTTGTTTTTCACGCTCTGCTTCCAAATGGCAGGACTCAGAGCGCATAGTCCGAGTTATTACCCTTGAATTAGGCTCGGACAACCTAACACAAGGGGCTCATGTCCCGACGTCTTGCAAATCCCATGAGCAAAGATCTTGCAAGACGGCAGCATTATCTTATGCTGCTAATGCATAACTGTAATCGGCGTTTATTTTTTAGCGGATTTTTTAGGAGGCCAACCGCTATCCTCCGCCTGCTCCAGTATACCTTACCTATCCGTCGAGCCCCAGCGCCCCCATTTTAAACGCCTATTATATTATAACAAATTTTAACTTTTTTGTAGTACTTGCATGATTTCCATGCATTTAACACTTTTAAAATATAATCCATTGTTTCAAACTTTTTAAACTTGTATGTGGTAATAAGTAGGAGATTTAGGTCTATGAATTTTTCTTATAATATTTCATTTCCTGATTAGAGATTCACTATAACTTCTTCTAAAAAGAATTTGGTTTTTAGTAATTAAAAAGTTCTTCGAGATTTTGGATAAATAAAGTTATGATTCTTTTTATTTGATATGTTTCTTTTTATGATGTTCATAAAACTCTCCTAAGAATTTTTATTTGACAAACTACTTTTCTTTATACGGAAAGGTATTTTGAGGTGATTTTGTTTTGTATTTCAAAGAAAACTAAGACCACTGATTAATTCTCTTTGTAGTTTTTTCTTTAACATATTTTTCAGTTTTATCAAAAGCGGTGTAGAGGAATTGATATTGATATAATAAGTAGCGTTTTAATTCTTTGTATAAATACTGTTGAGAGGATTAACTTACGAACAGAAATTCTATTAAAATAAACTGGTGGAGATGAGGGGATTTGAACCCCTGACCCCATGGATGCAAACCATGTGCTCTACCGCTGAGCTACATCCCCACCGATGGTGGGCTTCTCTGGACTCGAACCAGAGACCTCGTCCTTATCAGGGACGCGCTCTAACCTACTGAGCTAGAAGCCCTTACGATGTATATTCTAATAAATTTATTCTTTTTTGTCAAGAGTTTGCATTATTCTTGTTAAGCATTTTTAAATAAATCTTTGTAATCATAAGCAAGTTCATAAATTTTTAAAACAACGTCCGTAGTTAGCGGCGCACGTGCGAGAATAACGTCTTTTCCTTCATCTTCAAAAGCCATTTTTGCAAATTTATCGAGATCTTCTCTTCTAACAGCATATTTTTTAAGTGATTCAAAAGCATCAACTTTTTTAAGATAATGAACAATTCTTTCGATTGTTTTAGTTGGTGAGTCTGTTGAAAATATGGCTTTCCCAAGCTTCTTTAGTCTTTCTTCGTGAATATCTTTTGTTATATACAGGAATGCTGGAAGCAAAATTGCAAGGCCACGGCCATGAGATATTCCATAAAGTCCTGAAATAGGATGCTCAAGTCTATGTATTGGGAAAGGGCCTGATCGTCCCGCAGAAGGAATTTGAGAAAGAGCAAGTGATGATATCCAGGAAAGAGATTCTCTTGCATTGACATCATTTGGGTTTTCGTAAGCTATCTCGCCAAAATGTATTGCTTCCTTCATTAATGCTTCTGAAATTGCATCTGAAACGGGTGCATATACTTTTGAGGATAAATAACCTTCAAGAATATGAGTAAACATATCCACAACACCATCAATAGTTTGCTTTTGAGGTATAGAAATTGTAAGAAGTGGGTCAACAATTGAAATTTTTGGGTATAAGAAAGGAGACATTATTCCTCTTTTGTGTCTTGTGTCT contains the following coding sequences:
- a CDS encoding HAD family hydrolase; this translates as MKNKINLLIFDFDGTLFDTSLDIANAINHVRRKLGMEILDKEVIWNYTGDGLLNTVIRSFPELKDEETSTVYLNVLKYYEEHSGEFSKPIDDVLAFIEKDTHRKIILSNKNLKPMLKVLERFNIKEKFEKIYGFDSLPYFKPDPGTVSIILQETGTKRDEVALIGDADQDVLTAKNAKIKCYIIPSKKITVDYPYTKFSNYFELEKLLEKN
- a CDS encoding iron-containing alcohol dehydrogenase, producing the protein MDNFVLHIPTKVVFGKGEFNSLGKYARELGTKALVVTGRRFAKESGLLDKALKQLDEVGIKYVVYSEIEPNPESKTVDKGGEVARNENVDFIIAIGGGSVIDAAKGIAIVAKTGNGIWDYLERPPKKRVMSDVLPILSVVTVAATGSELDGAAVITNTDTRHKRGIMSPFLYPKISIVDPLLTISIPQKQTIDGVVDMFTHILEGYLSSKVYAPVSDAISEALMKEAIHFGEIAYENPNDVNARESLSWISSLALSQIPSAGRSGPFPIHRLEHPISGLYGISHGRGLAILLPAFLYITKDIHEERLKKLGKAIFSTDSPTKTIERIVHYLKKVDAFESLKKYAVRREDLDKFAKMAFEDEGKDVILARAPLTTDVVLKIYELAYDYKDLFKNA